The Acidobacteriota bacterium genomic interval TCGGCTATGGTCGCGGCCATCCGATCGAGGATGTGCAGCCGGCCCTCCCGGGCCTGGAGCAGCGCTTCCTCCATGATCTCTCGCGTGACCCCCGCGATCTTGATGTCCATCTGCAGGGCGGTGATCCCGTTCCGGCTGCCGGCGACCTTGAAGTCCATATCGCCGTAGTGGTCCTCGAATCCGGCGATATCCGACAGGACGGCATAGTCGTCTCCCTCCTTGACCAGTCCCATGGCGATGCCGGCGATGGGTCCCTTGAGCGGCACGCCTGCGTCCTGCAGCGCCATGACGGCGCCGCAGACGGTAGCCATGGACGAAGAGCCGTTGGACTCCAGGATGTCCGATACCACTCGGACCGTGTAGGGGAACTCCTCCTCCGATGGAAGCATCGGCGTGACGGCTCTCTCCGCCAGGGCTCCGTGCCCGATTTCCCGCCGGCCCGGGCCCCTCAGGAATCTCACCTCCCCCACGCTGAAGGGCGGGAAGTTGTAGTGGAGCATGAAGCGTTTCGAGCTCTCCCCGGTGAGCAGATCCAGGCGCTGGGCGTCATCTCCGGTTCCCAGCGTGGACGTCACCAGGGCCTGGGTCTCGCCTCGCGTGAAAAGGGCCGATCCGTGCGCCCGCGGCAACAGGCCCACTTCGCTGGAGACGGCCCTCACCTGGTCGAAACTGCGCCCGTCGGGACGGCGTCCATCCTGCAGCAGCCGTTCCCGGAACAGCCTCTCCTTGAGCCGGTTGAAGCAGACTCCCGCCTCGGCTCTCTTTTCGCCGGTTTCATCGGGGATGGAATCGAGAACGTCACGCTTGGCGTCACTCATGTTTCGTTCGCTGGCCAATTTTCCGGGGGTATGGAGAGCCTCCAGAATTTTCTCCTTGGCCAGGGCCTCGACCTGGTCCACGAGTTCCGGGTCGAGCGATCCGGGCTCCACGGTCCGTTTGGCAACCGGACGGCGTTCCGCCAGCTCGCGAATCCCCTGGATAACGGGCCGGATGCCATGCTCGTGACCGTATTCGATGGCATCGACGACGACCTTTTCCGAGACCTCCCGCATCGTGGCTTCCACCATGGTGATGCCGTCCCACGAGCCGGACAGGATCAGGTTCAGATCGCTCTCTTCCAACTGGGAATAGCTGGGGTTGAGGACGAAGCGGCCGTCGACGCGGCCCACCCGCACCGCCCCGAGGGGAAACGGGAAGGGGATGTCGGACAGGGCCAGTGCCGCCGACGCGCCATTCAGAGCCAGAATATCCGGGTTCGTCTCCGGGTCGGCCGACATCACCATGGCCACGATCTGGGTCTCGCAAGCATAGCCGTCCGGGAAGAGCGGGCGGATGGGACGGTCGATGAGGCGACTCGTCAGGACCTCTTTTTCGGTGGGTCTGCCCTCCCGTTTGAAAAAGCCGCCCGGAATCTTGCCCGCGGCATAGGTGTATTCCCGGTAGTCGCAAGTCAGCGGGAAGAAGCTCAAATTCTCCCGAGGCTCGCGTTGGGAACAGGCCGAAACCAGGACCATCGTCTCTTCGAGGCGAACGACGGCGGCGCCGTCGGCTTGCTTGGCCATTTTTCCGGTTTCGATGGAAAGGACTTTACCGTCCAGGTGAACTTCTATTTTCTCCGACATTCCTTCTCCTTTAAGGGTTTTACGGTGCGTGAAACCGTTCTCAGCCGTCGCGGCAACCGTATGGGCAGATTCTCACCGGGGGTGTGAGTGCCGTTTTCCGTCCGGCTCGAAAGCCGGTGGCCGGAGGGTCGCCGGGGTCAAGATTCGGAAACACTATGGTTGGGCGTACCGCTGTTCACTTGCGAATTCCCAGGTGACCGATCAACTCCTTGTAGCGGCCGAAGTCGATCCGCTTCAGATAGTCCAGAAGCCGACGCCGCTGACCGACGAGTTTCAACAGCCCCCGCCGGGAGTGGTGGTCTTTCTTGTGGGATTTGAAGTGTTCAGTGAGGTAACCGATACGGTGGCTCAGAATGGCAACCTGGACTTCGGGCGAGCCGGTATCGGTTCGGTGCAGTTGGTAGCCTCTGATGAGCTCTTCTTTCTGTTCCTTAGTCAACATTTTCTTCTTCGTTCGCGCGTCAATCTAGCAGAGACGGGTGTCTTCTGGCAACCGAACCGGTGGGTCCTGGGGAGAAACCGAGGGGCCCGCAGACCGATTCCAAATCCCGAACGACTCCCGAGGAGCGACGGTTTCCCAACCGGTGATTCCCGAAGGGGCGGCGGTTTCCAAACCGCCGATTCCCGCAGGAGCGGCGGTTTCCAACCGCCGATTCTTTGGACCTGTCCGAACAAGGGGGAGCCGGCCGATTGGAAATCGTTCCTCCGTCAGGCCTTGGGGTGGGCGTCCCGGTAGACCTTCTGCAGGTGCTCGATGGAGACGTGGGTGTAGCGCTGGGTAGTGGAGAGGCTCTCATGTCCCAGGAGTTCCTGAATCGAGCGCAGGTCGGCGCCGTTGTTGAGCAGGTGCGTGGCGAAGGAGTGGCGAAAAAGGTGCGGGTGGACGTCCAGCAGCAAGGCCGCTTGCCGGATGTAGGCCCCCAGGTTTCTCTGGACCGAGCGGGCGGTGAGGCGGCCTCCGCGCAGATTCAGGAACAGGGCTGGGGTTTGCGGACGGTCCTTGCGCTTGGCCAGGATGCGCCTCCTGGCCTCCAGGTAGGCGGCCAGACTCGCACGGGAAGGTTCTCCGAAGGGGACCACCCGCTCCTTGTTCCCCTTCCCGCGGACCCGCACCAGCCGGCGGTTCATGGAGAGATCGATGAGGTTCAGGCCGACCAGCTCTCCCACCCGCAGGCCGCTGGCATAGAGGAGTTCCAGAATGGCCTGGTCCCGGATTCCCTTCACGGTCTTCGCCGGAGGCAGACTGAGGATGGATTCGACCTCCGAAAGGGAGAGAAAACGGGGTGTCCTGAGTGGCTGGCGGGGAGTCCGCACCAACTTGGCCGGGTTCTGGTCCAGGTGGCCCTCCCGGTAAAGGTAGCGGAAGAAGGACCGCAATACCGACAGTTTCCGGGCGATGGTCACCTTCCGGTTCCCCGCCTGGCTCAACCGGCTCAGGAATTCCCGGATGGTGATGTGGTCCAGATCGGAAGGCTTGATCTCTCTGTCGGTGCGGCCGTCAGTCAGGTGGCGGAGGAATTGGTCCAGGTCGCGGGAGTAGCTCTCCACGGTGTGGGGGGAGTAGTTCTTCTCGAACCTCAAATGAGCGACGAAGGATGCCATCAGTGCCTGCATGAACTTCGATCCCGAATCGGTCAGCGGTTCACCTTTCGTCCCCGGGCCGGATCCGAATGCTCCTGCCGGCCCCCGCGCTTTCCGCGCGAAGCGCCGACGCTGATCCCGTGGGCCTTGAGTTTCCGGTGCAGGTGAGAACGCTCCATCCCGATCTCGGCGGCCGTTCTGGAAATGTTGCCGCCATATTGCTGCAGCTTCCGGGTCAGGAAATCGGACTCGAACGCCGAACGCGCTTCCTGCCAGCTCCAGGCTTCCGGCCGGGAGGCGCCGGGCCCGTCCAGGATCGACCGGGGCAGGTCAGAAAGTTTCACCCGGCCGCCGGGGACCATGATAATCCACCTTTCGACGATGTTGCGGAGTTCGCGGACGTTCCCCGGCCAGTGATAACGGAGGAGCCGGTCCCGGACTTCCGGAGGAATGATCTTGGCCGGTTTCCCATGATGAGGACTGAGCACCTCCATGAAGTAGTCCAGAAGCTGAGGAATGTCCTCCTTGCGTTCCCGCAACGGCGGGACTTCGAAGGGGATGACGTTGAGCCGGAAGAAGAGGTCCTCCCGGAACAGTCCGGTTTCGATCTGCTTCTCCAGGTCCTTGTTGGTCGCCGCCAGGACGCGCGTATCTACCTCGGTGGGCCGTTGGCTGCCTACCGGATAAAATCGTTGATTCTCCAGCACCCGCAGGACCCGGGCCTGGGTCTTGAGGCTCATGTCCGCCACTTCGTCCAGAAAGAGAGTGCCGCCGTCGGCCAGCTTGAAGCGCCCCTTCCGGTTCTCGGTCGACCCGGTGAACCCTCCCTTGACGCTGCCGAACAGTTCGCTCTCGATCAGGTCGTCCGGAATGGCCGCGCAATTGACTTCGACGAAGGGCCCCTCGCGGCGGGCGCTGTTGAGGTGGAGCAATCGCGCCACCAGTTCCTTGCCGGTGCCGTTCTCGCCGTAAATGACCACCCTTCCTTCCGTGGGGGCCGCGAAGTCGATCTGTTGCCGGAGCGCCTGCATCGGCACCGAGGTGCCGATCATGACCGTCTCCTGCCGGACGAGGTCCTTCAGGCTCCGGTTTTCCGTTTCCAGGCGCTTCTGCTTGAGCGCATGGCTCAGCACCAGCAGGACCTTGTCGCGGGCCAGCGGTTTCTCGATGAAGTCGTAGGCTCCCAACTTGGTGGCCTGGACCGCCGTCTCGATGGTGCCGTGGCCGGAGATCATGATGACGTACTGGCGGGGGCGCCGGGCTCGAATCCGCTTGAGGGCATCGATCCCGTCCATGCCGGGCAACCAGATATCGAGGAAGATGGCGTCGTAGGTGGTCCGGTCCACGAGGCGCAGCCCTTCCTCGGCGCTGGCCGCCGTTTCCACCAGGTAGCCCTCGTCTCCCAGGACTCCAGCCAACGAACGGAGCACGCTCCGGTGGTCGTCGACGATCAACAGCCGGATTCCGGGATGGCGTCCGGTCCTGAGCGGGTCGTGCCCCCGAGTCTTGCCGGCCTCGCCGATCATGCGGACGGAAACTCCATGATGAATCGGGTGCCGCGGGGCTCGTTCCGTTCCGCCCGGATGAAGCCGTCATGCTCGGAGACGATCTGCCTGACGATGGCCAGTCCCAGACCCGTGCCCCGCTTCTTGGTGGAGAAGTAGGGAAGGAAGAGATTCTCGTAATCTTCCGGGGAGATCCCGGTTCCGTTGTCTTCGAATTCCACCACCACCGAACCCCGGTCCGGATCGCAGCGGCTGCGAATCCCGATCCGGCGGCGGCCCTTGACTTCCACCAGGGCGTCGAGGGAGTTGTCGATCAGGTTGACGAACACCCGCTGGATCTGGACCGGGTCCCAGCGCACCGTCCTGATGCGGGGATCGAAGTGGGTGCTCACCCCCACGCTCTTCAACGCGCCGTCGTAACGGGCCAGGGTCTGTTCCACCAGCCTGGCCGGATCGACCTCCACGGGATGGCAGATGGGAAGCCGGGCGAAACGGGAAAACTCCTCGACCAGGGTTTTGAGCGTAGCCGCCTCCGTGGTGATCAGAGCCGTCGCTTCCGTCAAGGTTTCGCCAAACCGGCGGGTCTCGCGAGTTCCGGGGAGGGTCCGCTCGATCCTGTGGAAGCGGTTCCGGATGCGGTCGGCCGAGAGTTGAATCGGTGTCAGCGGGTTCTTGATCTCGTGAGCCAGTCGCTTGGCGACCTCCTGCCAGGCGGCGAATTTCTCCGCCCGGATCAGCTCCGTCAAGTCGTCCAGGACCACCAGGTGCTCGACGCCGTTCTTGAACGGCAGGTTGGTGGTGGTGGCGGTGACGGTCAGCGGCGGTTGGCCCTGGCCGTGCTTGAAATTGACCCGGCGCCGATCGGTGCTGAACAGGCTCACCCGTTTTTTCATGTCCTGAAAATCGGCGTAGACATCCGGCTCCAGAACGCTGCTCAAGGGCCGGTTCAGGATCTGCTCCGGCCCCGCACCGAACATTTCCATCGCCGCCTGGTTGACGGTGCGAATCACATCGTTCCGATCGACGCTCACCACGCCGGTGGCGATATTCTCCAGGATGGTCTCGATGTACTTCCGGCGTTCGTCCAGGCGCTCG includes:
- the pnp gene encoding polyribonucleotide nucleotidyltransferase translates to MSEKIEVHLDGKVLSIETGKMAKQADGAAVVRLEETMVLVSACSQREPRENLSFFPLTCDYREYTYAAGKIPGGFFKREGRPTEKEVLTSRLIDRPIRPLFPDGYACETQIVAMVMSADPETNPDILALNGASAALALSDIPFPFPLGAVRVGRVDGRFVLNPSYSQLEESDLNLILSGSWDGITMVEATMREVSEKVVVDAIEYGHEHGIRPVIQGIRELAERRPVAKRTVEPGSLDPELVDQVEALAKEKILEALHTPGKLASERNMSDAKRDVLDSIPDETGEKRAEAGVCFNRLKERLFRERLLQDGRRPDGRSFDQVRAVSSEVGLLPRAHGSALFTRGETQALVTSTLGTGDDAQRLDLLTGESSKRFMLHYNFPPFSVGEVRFLRGPGRREIGHGALAERAVTPMLPSEEEFPYTVRVVSDILESNGSSSMATVCGAVMALQDAGVPLKGPIAGIAMGLVKEGDDYAVLSDIAGFEDHYGDMDFKVAGSRNGITALQMDIKIAGVTREIMEEALLQAREGRLHILDRMAATIAEPRPDISKLAPRIVTIKIPVKKIGGVIGPGGKMIRSIIDQTGVKIDIEDDGTVNIASTSSEATEKAIRIIEDLTATAEIGKTYLGTVMKVVDFGAFVEIFPGTEGLLHISEVAEHRIRDIHQEISNGDKMMVKVLNVDDNNKIRLSRRAVLRDQQGDREQQRDRGQPRQPRRTDHRRRPGRREQQGNRRRRRRQRR
- the rpsO gene encoding 30S ribosomal protein S15, translating into MLTKEQKEELIRGYQLHRTDTGSPEVQVAILSHRIGYLTEHFKSHKKDHHSRRGLLKLVGQRRRLLDYLKRIDFGRYKELIGHLGIRK
- the xerC gene encoding tyrosine recombinase XerC is translated as MQALMASFVAHLRFEKNYSPHTVESYSRDLDQFLRHLTDGRTDREIKPSDLDHITIREFLSRLSQAGNRKVTIARKLSVLRSFFRYLYREGHLDQNPAKLVRTPRQPLRTPRFLSLSEVESILSLPPAKTVKGIRDQAILELLYASGLRVGELVGLNLIDLSMNRRLVRVRGKGNKERVVPFGEPSRASLAAYLEARRRILAKRKDRPQTPALFLNLRGGRLTARSVQRNLGAYIRQAALLLDVHPHLFRHSFATHLLNNGADLRSIQELLGHESLSTTQRYTHVSIEHLQKVYRDAHPKA
- a CDS encoding sigma-54 dependent transcriptional regulator, with the translated sequence MIGEAGKTRGHDPLRTGRHPGIRLLIVDDHRSVLRSLAGVLGDEGYLVETAASAEEGLRLVDRTTYDAIFLDIWLPGMDGIDALKRIRARRPRQYVIMISGHGTIETAVQATKLGAYDFIEKPLARDKVLLVLSHALKQKRLETENRSLKDLVRQETVMIGTSVPMQALRQQIDFAAPTEGRVVIYGENGTGKELVARLLHLNSARREGPFVEVNCAAIPDDLIESELFGSVKGGFTGSTENRKGRFKLADGGTLFLDEVADMSLKTQARVLRVLENQRFYPVGSQRPTEVDTRVLAATNKDLEKQIETGLFREDLFFRLNVIPFEVPPLRERKEDIPQLLDYFMEVLSPHHGKPAKIIPPEVRDRLLRYHWPGNVRELRNIVERWIIMVPGGRVKLSDLPRSILDGPGASRPEAWSWQEARSAFESDFLTRKLQQYGGNISRTAAEIGMERSHLHRKLKAHGISVGASRGKRGGRQEHSDPARGRKVNR